The segment caacactactgcgcaatataaacaacaattAGTCCCGTGCGACCATGCTGCATATGTAATCAAAAAGGCAATGTGATGATATCAGACTGAACGAATTCCCCAATACAACCGAAATTATTCTATGCTAATAGCTTCAATTCTGGTAAAATACTGTGTAAATGAAATTGGGCATTTTGCATGGGGaaactttttttttgcttgccggtaggtgggtactgcatggtaaTTCCAGTTGTCGCCTCTCATGTTCTGCGCTAACATGGCGAGCTATAACCTGGCTGCTATTTGTAAGGAGATTGCAGAACTTGCCGGTAAACCTGTCGAATAGTGGCAGGTCAGGATTATACAGGGACTTGTTTTGGCATAACAGTCGCGTTGGCAGGATCTAGCAATGGAAGCTCCTGGTTCTTCAAAAGACGAACAACTCTATGACGGTTGTCGATCGGTATGTTATGCCTTTTGCTAAGATGCTTGTTTACTTGGGAAGGCTTAGAGGAAGGAGCAAAGCCATATTGCTTCTGAATGCAGATAAGGAGCTAGGCCTGAGGATTGATTAAGAGCTGGAGGCGGggaaagatattattattagtcaTTCTTATTTAGAATGTTATTGCTTAATCGCAAAGTATTACGAAAGGAGATCAAGAGGAGATAAACTGAATATAACTAACGTAGACGATAAGCGGGTGTTACAGATAAGCGAGTGTTACAAAAATCCCTCATACACCTCACTttctatctgatcaattaattctcaaccacccAATATGCCACAATTAAATGAAGAGGCTAGagttcttcttgctcttcaggcGCTCCAAAATAACCCTAAATTAAAGCTCCGACGAGCTGCAGAGATATATGAAGTTGGCCCTATGAAGCTATGGCGCCGACGCAAAGGCATACTCTCTATACATAATACTATCCCGAAGTCGCGgaaactatctgatctagaGGAACAGATCATAGTTCAGTATATTCTCGACCTcgattcgcgaggatttcctcctcgacatcgtagtgttgaagaaatggccaatggACTGCTTGCTGATCGCGATGCATCACCAGTTGGGAAGCGCTGGGCTATCAATTTCGTCAAGCGGCAACCAGACCTCAAGACGCGTTTTCagcggagatatgactatcaAAGGGCTAGATGTGAAGATCCGACTACTATTTGCAATTGGTTCAGGCTCGTACAGAATACAATCGCAAAGTATggtatccgatcagatgatatctataactttgatgagaccggctttatgatgggcatGATTGGAAGCGGTATAGTTATTACAGGCGCAGAGAGGCGTGGAAAGTCAAAATCtgtgcagcctggaaatcggGAATGGGTTACAGTTATCcaggcgattaatgcggaAGGCTGGGCAATTGATCCATTTATTGTGGTTgcaggccaatatcaccttgccaattggtaccgagaaagcaacctcccgggCGATTGGGCTATCACCACgacccaaaatggctggacagataaTGAGACGAGTctcgagtggctaaagcactttgaccGATGTACAGCCAATCGATCAGTTGGTtcctatcgtcttctgatccttgatggtcacGAAGGTCACCACTCGACCGACTTTGAGATATATTGTGAGGAGCATAATATCATTACGCTTTGTATGTCGCCTCATTCATCTTatctacttcagcctcttgacgtcgggtgctttgggccgctgaaaaaggcatatggtcgagaaattgagcatctgatcagaaGCTCTATAACACatatttccaagaccgagttcttcccggCCTTTTATGCCGCTTTTCAAGCTACTATGACCGAGAAGAATATTAAGGGAGGTTTTAAGGGAGCTGGCCTTGTCCCTTTTGATCCAGAAAGTGTAgtctcaaagcttgatgtgcagctacggacttCAACacctgctgaggaggaagcaGGCCAGGCACAACCTTGGACTTCAAAGACCCCGAAGACAATTATTGAGGCTGAATTGcagtctgaataccttgAAAGACGAGTTAGAAGGCATCAAagcagctctccagagtcaatttTGGAAGCACTAAAGTCTCTTTCAAAAGGAACGAAGGCAGTTATGCATGAGATGGCTTTAATGAGGGCTGAGATTCAAGATCTTCGACAGGCGAATGAGATACTTAGCCGACGACGCAGAGAAAAAAGAACCCGCCTACAGAATAGAGGGAAGATGACAGTAGAGGAAGGTCGGGATTTAACTGATCAGATAGATATAGATatgcaggtagtggccgaattGTCGAAAAGTGGTGGTCAGGGAAGGTCGACGCGACCGGGGGTTCGGCACTGTGGGAGATGCGGCAAGgccgggcataatgcaaggacctgtcaaGAGGGTATTGAGGCCTCTGCAGAAGAGTATAGCAATTAGAATTAAACGATTAGATACTTTATTGTGTTTTTATTGCgatttttatttttaagaTGAAGACTTTTGTAACACTCGCTTATCTGTAACACCCGCTTATCGTCTACGTTAAGCAGAAATTACTGTTATTAAatgtcgcagggtaggcattagtaatctagctatatgctttaagtaTGagacatcaatcaacacatttgctgctgctcatgaTATTCACTctaaccctttaagcacgctcagtgcgacatTAAACCATCTGATCTGCTGTGACAGGGGTTCGTGGCGTGCACGGGCCATGATTTCGTGTATCAGGACCTGATACGCGgggtaattggtacagtaggATCAAGTCACCAATTGTCAAAGTACGTTACTAAGCATTGGCAGGACATGGCATCGAATCTAGACACAATTACGCAAAGATTGTCGACTGTCAAGCTCGAAGATAAAGTCGTCACCAAGAGCTTTGCTGTAGAAGCGTGGCTGTGTCTTAGCATCTAGATATTGTTGCTCTCTTTCTAGAACCTCCCGTAGATGTGCTCGCATCTCTGGGTTCAGTTGAGACTGTGCCGAAGAATCACCAACAGCGGTTTTGCCCTGCTTCCCCATGCGAGCGTGAGCGGCTGTTTTGCGCCCAACCTCAAACCATCTACTCCCCCGCCTGGATGGGAAAAATCGTTGACATAAAACCCCCTCTATCCATGGAAGCTCAACTTCCGACTCACTATCAGCTTGTCTGGGCCTTCCACGGCGCTGTGGGTTATTCCAATGCTGGCAGCTGTGACAATGTGCCATGATCTTCTTTACATGCTTGACAATATAAGGACATTTCCGGCACTTGAGTCCATCCGGCTTCGGCGGAGCGAGGAAAGCGACGCTACTTATGGTAGGCGGAGGAAACTGGAAATCCTCTAGTCCTGACTGGTCTTTGATTATACCAGATATGTTTCCAATCACTTGTGCCACTCGTCGTCGCTCTGCAGGTGGTATATCCCGATGTCGTGTTTGTAAATGAGTAGGTACTTCATTCGCTACGCAGGCGAATTCGCATTTTTTGCAGACAGGGACTCGATAGGTTTTAAGATAAGTGAATGGCTCCATTGCGTAGGGATATGTCTAATCATGTTATGTCAAATGCCAGACAGCTCTTATAAGTTCGGGAAAGTAGGACGTGTTTTATTTGGATATGCTTCGCGTATTCGCGTTTATTAGGTAATTTATTTGAGAGATGTTGATTGGCGGTGATGGAAAAGAACCCTACCCCTGTCAGTTAAAGGAACTCTACCCCCTGTAAAGTGAAGCATAGAAAAGAACTCTACTAGAGTTCCTATTGTTATTTACTACTAGGGTGTATGTAGTAATTACTGATTTTACTGTGCTCGGCGTTCCTTGACGACTAAGCCATAATCGGCCGACCCACAATAGTGTTACTCCAGGCTGAAAGTTGCTTTATTTCACTCTTGCGTCCTGCGCTTCCCACTTTGTTAGCATTATATGGGTGGAAACCCCACGGATGTTCAGATTGGTTATACTGTACATATTTCCTCATTAAGTACCGATGCCTCAGGCTCCATTACTGCACCTGGCTCCTCTCATAGCAGGTCTGCAGCAAGTCTTTCGACAGCTGCCGACTGGGATCATCCGCTGCTAATGTCTCTGCCTCAACCGCAACTATATGCTCCAATATCTCGACTGCCTTCTTCGTCTGTCCGTTGGCTCGATATGCTCCTGCGAGCGCGTGCTGTGATGCCAGTCGATCAGGGTGATTCTCCGTCAACGCTGTCTCTTGAACCGCAACGACATGCTCGAGCAGTTTTACTGCTTCTGCAATCTGCCCGTTGACTTGATATGCTCCTGCGAGCGCGTGCTGTGATGCCAGTCGATCAGGGTGATTCTCCGTCAACGCTGTCTCTTGAACCGCAACGACATGCTCGAGCAGTTTTACTGCTTCTGCAATCTGCCCGTTGACTTGATATGCTCCTGCGAGCACGTGCTGTGATGCCAGTCGATCAGGGTGATTCTCCGCCAACGTTGTCTCTTCAACCACAACCACGTGCTCGAGCAGTTTTACTGCCTCTTTGACTTGTCCGTTGGCTTGATGTGCCATTCCGAGCGCGTGCTGTGATGCCAGTCGATCAGGGTGATTCTCCGCCAACGCTGTCTTTCGAACCGCAACGACATGCTCGAGCAGTTTTACTGCCTCTTTGATCT is part of the Fusarium oxysporum Fo47 chromosome VII, complete sequence genome and harbors:
- a CDS encoding uncharacterized protein (of unknown function-domain containing protein), giving the protein MEPFTYLKTYRVPVCKKCEFACVANEVPTHLQTRHRDIPPAERRRVAQVIGNISGIIKDQSGLEDFQFPPPTISSVAFLAPPKPDGLKCRKCPYIVKHVKKIMAHCHSCQHWNNPQRRGRPRQADSESEVELPWIEGVLCQRFFPSRRGSRWFEVGRKTAAHARMGKQGKTAVGDSSAQSQLNPEMRAHLREVLEREQQYLDAKTQPRFYSKALGDDFIFELDSRQSLRNCV